From Gallaecimonas pentaromativorans, the proteins below share one genomic window:
- a CDS encoding S8 family serine peptidase — protein sequence MKSNHVAPLAVAVSLALMGAAHGDERYIVTFKEGKGPQVMSAAKGLGGKVKLQLSAQNAVAMELPAQALKGIQNNPNVDFVEPDAKRYPLAQVVPYGIDMVQAPLVTDAMASNRTVCIIDSGYDVSHEDLSQNDVDGEYDSGTGWWYTDENHHGTHVAGTIAGYGGNSVGVVGVNPSATLKLHIVKVFGADGWAYSSSLVTALNKCVAAGANVINMSLGGSVKSRTEDRAFASAYANGVLSVAAAGNDGNTRHSYPASYDSVISVAAIDENKAHADFSQRTSQVELSAPGVGVLSTVPMGTALVASTTVGGSDFAALGMEGSPVASVTAALSDCGTGESTCNAPGQVCLIARGTISFADKVLACENGGGVGAIIYNNEPGALSGTLGDVTTSIPSVGVSAADGAAMLAKLGQSATVAIEPGNYAYYDGTSMATPHVVGVAALVWSHYPSCTAADIRNALDATAEDLGAAGRDDYFGYGLVQAKAAYDYLEANACGGSGTGGDTGGTPGGGKGGGKGGKK from the coding sequence ATGAAGAGCAATCATGTCGCGCCGCTTGCGGTTGCCGTCTCTCTGGCCCTGATGGGGGCCGCCCACGGCGACGAGCGCTATATCGTCACCTTCAAAGAAGGCAAAGGCCCGCAGGTGATGTCTGCCGCCAAGGGCCTTGGCGGTAAAGTCAAACTGCAACTTAGCGCCCAAAACGCCGTAGCCATGGAGCTACCGGCCCAGGCCTTAAAAGGCATTCAAAACAACCCTAACGTGGACTTTGTCGAACCGGACGCCAAGCGCTACCCGCTGGCCCAGGTGGTGCCTTACGGCATCGACATGGTGCAGGCGCCCCTGGTGACCGACGCCATGGCCAGCAACCGCACCGTCTGCATCATCGACTCCGGCTACGATGTCTCCCATGAAGACTTGTCCCAGAACGATGTGGACGGCGAGTATGACTCTGGCACCGGCTGGTGGTACACCGACGAAAACCACCACGGCACCCACGTTGCCGGCACCATTGCCGGCTATGGCGGTAACAGCGTCGGAGTGGTGGGGGTCAACCCCAGCGCCACCCTCAAACTGCACATTGTCAAAGTGTTCGGCGCCGACGGTTGGGCCTATTCGTCTTCCCTGGTCACCGCCTTGAATAAATGCGTGGCGGCAGGCGCCAACGTCATCAACATGAGCCTTGGCGGCAGCGTGAAAAGCCGCACCGAAGACAGGGCCTTTGCCAGTGCCTACGCCAATGGCGTGCTGAGCGTGGCCGCCGCCGGTAACGACGGCAACACCCGCCACTCTTATCCGGCTTCCTACGACTCGGTTATCTCGGTTGCCGCCATTGACGAGAACAAGGCCCACGCCGATTTCTCCCAGCGCACCAGCCAGGTTGAGCTGTCGGCTCCCGGCGTTGGCGTGCTCTCAACCGTGCCCATGGGCACCGCCCTGGTGGCCAGCACCACCGTTGGCGGCAGTGATTTTGCTGCCCTCGGCATGGAAGGTTCGCCCGTTGCCAGTGTTACCGCTGCCCTTAGTGATTGCGGCACCGGCGAGAGCACCTGTAACGCGCCTGGCCAGGTTTGCCTTATTGCGCGCGGCACCATCAGCTTTGCCGATAAGGTCCTGGCCTGTGAAAACGGCGGCGGCGTTGGCGCCATCATCTACAACAACGAGCCGGGCGCCCTGAGCGGCACCTTGGGCGATGTCACCACCAGCATTCCGTCTGTGGGGGTAAGCGCCGCCGACGGCGCTGCCATGCTGGCCAAGCTTGGCCAGAGCGCCACCGTTGCCATCGAGCCTGGCAACTACGCCTACTACGACGGCACCTCCATGGCCACGCCTCACGTGGTTGGGGTGGCGGCCTTGGTGTGGAGCCATTATCCGAGCTGCACCGCCGCCGACATTCGTAACGCCCTGGACGCAACCGCTGAAGACCTGGGCGCGGCCGGGCGCGACGATTACTTCGGTTACGGCCTGGTGCAGGCTAAGGCGGCATACGATTACTTGGAAGCCAACGCCTGTGGCGGTAGCGGCACCGGTGGCGACACCGGCGGCACCCCCGGCGGCGGCAAGGGCGGCGGTAAAGGCGGCAAAAAATAA
- a CDS encoding GH1 family beta-glucosidase, whose amino-acid sequence MSTIQSLSLPAHSPMRHRDFLFGVATASFQIEGDAGSRLPCIWDTFCATPGKIADGSNGLTACNHVQHWYDDVALIEQLGVGGYRLSIAWGRVMNRDGSVNDAGMAFYIRLLDELNRRGIKPFVTLYHWDLPQYLEDAGGWLNRDTCYAFKDYARAVAEHLGDRVHAYATLNEPFCSSFLGYEAGIHAPGHASRAKGRTAAHHLLLAHGLAMKELRAVLPNTKAGIVLNFTPAYPLTASSADANAAKLANQYFNLWYLQPLMTGQYPAIIDALKADERPPVQAGDMDIIQAPLDYLGVNYYTRAMYQAGGDLGFEEVRVPGVPRTDIGWEIRPQAFTELLVDLHQQFRLPPIYITENGAAQDDVPVDGKVHDAMRLDYLQQHLLAVHDAITQGVDVKGYFAWSLMDNFEWAEGYSKRFGIVYVDYQTQQRIPKSSAMAYRGLLGEIKAQGAN is encoded by the coding sequence ATGTCCACTATTCAATCTCTTAGCCTACCTGCTCACTCCCCTATGCGACACCGGGATTTCTTGTTTGGGGTGGCCACTGCCTCCTTTCAAATTGAGGGTGACGCCGGCAGTCGGTTGCCCTGCATTTGGGACACCTTCTGCGCCACCCCCGGCAAGATAGCCGATGGCAGCAATGGTTTGACCGCCTGCAACCATGTGCAGCATTGGTATGACGACGTGGCCCTGATTGAACAGCTGGGCGTGGGCGGCTATCGCCTGTCCATTGCCTGGGGCCGGGTCATGAACCGGGATGGTAGCGTCAACGACGCCGGCATGGCCTTTTACATCCGGCTGCTCGATGAGCTCAATCGCCGCGGCATTAAGCCCTTTGTCACCCTCTACCACTGGGATCTGCCCCAGTACCTGGAAGACGCCGGCGGCTGGCTAAACCGCGATACCTGTTACGCCTTCAAAGACTACGCCCGGGCCGTGGCCGAGCATCTGGGGGACAGGGTTCATGCCTACGCCACCCTCAACGAGCCGTTCTGCAGCTCCTTTCTCGGCTACGAAGCCGGCATTCATGCACCGGGCCACGCCAGCCGGGCCAAAGGCCGCACCGCCGCCCATCACCTGTTGCTGGCCCATGGCCTGGCGATGAAAGAACTGCGTGCCGTGCTGCCGAACACCAAAGCCGGCATCGTGCTGAACTTCACCCCGGCCTACCCACTCACCGCCAGCAGCGCAGACGCCAACGCCGCCAAGCTGGCCAACCAGTATTTCAATCTGTGGTACCTGCAACCGCTGATGACGGGCCAATATCCGGCCATCATTGACGCCCTCAAGGCCGACGAGCGGCCGCCGGTGCAAGCTGGCGACATGGACATTATCCAGGCCCCCCTGGACTACCTGGGCGTGAACTATTACACCCGCGCCATGTACCAGGCCGGTGGCGATCTTGGCTTTGAAGAAGTGCGTGTGCCAGGGGTGCCTCGCACCGACATTGGCTGGGAAATAAGGCCCCAGGCCTTTACCGAGCTGCTGGTTGATCTGCACCAGCAGTTCAGGCTGCCGCCGATTTACATCACCGAAAACGGCGCCGCCCAAGACGATGTGCCGGTTGATGGCAAGGTCCACGACGCCATGCGTCTTGACTATCTGCAACAGCACTTGTTGGCAGTGCACGACGCCATAACTCAGGGTGTTGATGTAAAAGGATATTTTGCCTGGAGCCTGATGGACAACTTCGAATGGGCAGAGGGCTATTCCAAACGCTTCGGCATTGTCTACGTGGACTACCAAACCCAGCAGCGTATTCCCAAATCCAGCGCGATGGCCTATCGCGGGCTCCTGGGAGAGATAAAGGCACAGGGTGCAAATTAA
- a CDS encoding glycoside hydrolase family 3 protein: protein MKVWKLSALAVLMTAGQALAQSTNVDNSRDIERWPAHISPFKRDPVLEGRIDAMLAKMTAAQKVAQLIQPEIRDITVEDMRRYGFGSFLNGGGSFPDGNRNASLKDWRDLAEKLYRAGLDDSLDGAAIPPLWGTDAVHGHGNVVGATLFPHNIALGATHDPQLVEQLAALTAREVRNSGINWVFAPTVALVSNTRWGRSYESFGQDPNLIRRYAKAYVNGMQGELGKGWLSSTHTLATAKHFIGDGGTLGGEDQGDNPVSEATLVALHAQGYIGAIQAGVQTIMASFSSWQGEKLHGDHYLLTEVLKDRMGFDGLVVGDWNGHGQVPGCSNESCPAAINAGVDILMSAMGHWQPLYDNTLAQVQAGQIPQARLDDAVRRILRVKLRAGLFDGNTPMAGEDPKAKSVASPAHRALARRAVRESLVLLKNEGGLLPLAANAKVLVVGDGADNLAKQAGGWSVTWQGNDTTAADFPGATSIYAGLASALKAGGGEARLSVDGALPAGFKPDLVVAVYGEDPYAEGIGDIDNLEYQRGGKRDLALLKGLKAQGFKVVSVFLSGRPLWVNPELNASDAFVAAWLPGTEGEGVADVLVGTHDAKPRFDVTGRLPFAWPADPADQGSPGPKALFAMGAGLSFEDDGHLARLPEDLPSRHAPPARLALFDRIIKHPWQLVLVKGGKSYPVTGSVWQDGGLEVRNIDWRVQEDARQFVLAGDSKISIRTTFVEDLRRFDPAKTVLTFAANLETLPKDGELALAMICQENCTKAVSLQGQLHQGGWQRYQIPLSCFGLSAAQWGKVTSPFTLEVSKGARLSLADITIGEPQGKEAKTLSCPGS from the coding sequence ATGAAAGTATGGAAACTTAGCGCCTTGGCGGTGCTCATGACCGCAGGCCAAGCCCTGGCCCAATCCACCAATGTGGACAACAGCCGCGACATCGAGCGCTGGCCCGCGCATATCAGCCCTTTTAAAAGGGACCCGGTGCTGGAAGGGCGCATCGATGCCATGTTGGCGAAGATGACGGCGGCCCAGAAAGTGGCGCAACTGATCCAGCCGGAGATCCGTGACATCACGGTGGAGGACATGCGTCGCTACGGTTTTGGCTCCTTCCTCAACGGCGGCGGCTCTTTTCCTGACGGCAACAGGAATGCCTCGCTCAAGGACTGGCGAGATCTCGCCGAGAAGCTCTACCGGGCCGGCCTGGACGACAGCCTGGACGGCGCCGCCATCCCGCCGCTGTGGGGAACGGATGCGGTGCATGGCCACGGCAATGTGGTGGGGGCAACCCTCTTTCCCCACAACATTGCCCTGGGAGCCACGCACGATCCGCAACTGGTGGAGCAGCTGGCGGCCCTGACCGCCAGGGAAGTGCGAAACTCCGGCATCAATTGGGTGTTCGCCCCCACAGTAGCGCTGGTCAGTAACACCCGCTGGGGCCGCAGCTACGAATCCTTTGGTCAGGACCCGAACCTTATCCGCCGTTATGCGAAAGCCTATGTCAACGGGATGCAGGGCGAGCTGGGCAAAGGCTGGCTGTCATCGACTCACACCCTGGCCACTGCCAAACACTTTATCGGTGACGGTGGCACCTTGGGCGGCGAGGACCAGGGTGACAATCCGGTGAGTGAAGCGACGCTGGTGGCATTGCATGCCCAGGGCTACATCGGTGCCATCCAAGCCGGGGTGCAGACCATCATGGCTTCCTTTAGCAGCTGGCAGGGGGAAAAGCTGCACGGCGACCACTACCTATTGACTGAGGTGCTTAAAGACCGCATGGGCTTTGACGGCTTGGTGGTGGGAGATTGGAATGGCCACGGCCAGGTACCGGGTTGCTCTAATGAAAGCTGCCCGGCGGCGATTAACGCCGGGGTCGATATTTTGATGAGTGCAATGGGCCACTGGCAGCCCCTTTACGACAACACTCTGGCCCAGGTTCAGGCCGGGCAGATCCCCCAAGCGCGCCTTGACGACGCGGTGCGCCGCATCCTGAGGGTCAAGCTCAGAGCCGGCCTTTTCGATGGCAACACCCCGATGGCCGGTGAAGATCCCAAGGCCAAAAGCGTTGCCAGCCCCGCACACCGCGCTTTGGCCCGGCGCGCGGTACGCGAATCCCTGGTGCTCTTGAAAAACGAAGGGGGCCTGCTGCCTCTGGCGGCCAACGCCAAGGTGCTGGTGGTGGGCGATGGCGCCGACAATCTTGCCAAACAGGCCGGTGGTTGGTCCGTTACCTGGCAGGGCAATGACACCACCGCCGCCGACTTTCCCGGTGCCACCAGTATCTACGCCGGCCTGGCATCGGCCCTTAAAGCCGGCGGCGGTGAAGCCCGGCTCAGCGTTGACGGCGCGCTGCCGGCCGGTTTCAAACCGGATCTGGTGGTGGCGGTGTACGGGGAAGATCCCTATGCCGAGGGCATAGGAGATATCGACAACCTCGAATACCAGCGTGGTGGCAAGCGGGACTTGGCCTTGCTTAAGGGCCTCAAGGCCCAAGGTTTCAAGGTGGTGTCGGTGTTCCTCAGTGGCCGCCCGCTCTGGGTCAACCCCGAACTCAACGCCTCCGACGCCTTTGTGGCCGCTTGGTTGCCCGGCACCGAAGGTGAGGGGGTGGCCGATGTGCTGGTGGGGACCCACGACGCCAAGCCGAGGTTTGATGTTACCGGGCGTCTGCCCTTTGCCTGGCCGGCCGATCCGGCCGATCAGGGCAGCCCCGGCCCCAAGGCGCTCTTTGCCATGGGCGCGGGCCTGAGTTTTGAGGACGATGGCCACTTGGCCCGCTTGCCTGAAGACTTGCCCAGCCGCCACGCTCCGCCGGCGCGGCTGGCGCTGTTTGACCGGATCATCAAACACCCCTGGCAGCTGGTGTTGGTCAAAGGTGGCAAAAGCTACCCGGTAACCGGCTCGGTCTGGCAGGACGGGGGCCTTGAGGTACGCAACATTGATTGGCGCGTGCAGGAAGATGCCCGGCAGTTTGTCCTGGCGGGCGATAGCAAGATCAGTATCCGCACCACTTTCGTCGAAGATCTGCGCCGTTTCGACCCGGCCAAGACGGTACTGACCTTTGCCGCCAATCTCGAAACCTTGCCCAAAGACGGCGAGCTGGCTCTGGCCATGATCTGTCAGGAAAACTGCACCAAGGCCGTCAGCCTGCAAGGGCAATTGCATCAAGGAGGCTGGCAGCGTTATCAGATACCCTTGTCCTGTTTTGGTCTAAGCGCCGCCCAATGGGGCAAGGTCACCAGCCCCTTTACCCTTGAAGTCAGTAAAGGCGCCAGATTGAGCCTGGCTGACATCACCATTGGCGAACCCCAGGGCAAGGAAGCCAAGACCTTGAGTTGCCCAGGTTCCTGA